AGGGGAACAAGAAGAACAGGCATTCTGGCGCCAGCTTTCCGACACGCCAAATATTCGCGGGCTGGAACAGCCGTGCCTTGAAAATCTCCATCCCCTTGGCGATGAATGGCTGTTTCGCCATACGCCGGGGGACTGGCAAATTGTGGTCACGGCGGTCATGGAAACCATGCGCCGTCGCGGCATCAACGGCGCGTTTGGCCTGGCATCTGC
This Oceanidesulfovibrio indonesiensis DNA region includes the following protein-coding sequences:
- a CDS encoding DUF4862 family protein, which codes for MTNTGFIIGAYPCAPSFHQKGEQEEQAFWRQLSDTPNIRGLEQPCLENLHPLGDEWLFRHTPGDWQIVVTAVMETMRRRGINGAFGLASA